A region of Tigriopus californicus strain San Diego chromosome 7, Tcal_SD_v2.1, whole genome shotgun sequence DNA encodes the following proteins:
- the LOC131883411 gene encoding uncharacterized protein LOC131883411 translates to MTSCGRSRAIITTAELAAPVLALKFRRATSILVASSRKTNPADLASRGLISAQDIPPLWFKGPDFLCLSDDQWPQEFSPQPSEKDDQEVRSKFHQSQVHACTRIVGEGFENLEMAVQSRIESGGLNNVEALHELICEAQLEAFREEFNELQSNKTVSKSSRLNQLSPFLDTFGIIRARGRIGLAEVGYDQKHPIILCPKSPLTILIVEQRHVDHHHPGVNHLMGILRQTYWILRGQELVKKVRLGCRKCQIQVARPANQEMADLPQERLAIGRPPFFHTSVDFFGPLEVLVLRNKIEKRNFVNTRGQPQSMYSDNGTNFVGANNLFVELESKKPEKIKSVRWKFQVPGAPHWGGIHESLVRSAKTAMANVLDQEQSARRHLRDYELRTI, encoded by the exons GAAAGACCAACCCTGCTGACTTAGCATCACGGGGATTAATCAGTGCTCAAGACATCCCGCCTTTGTGGTTCAAGGGTCCGGATTTTTTGTGTCTTTCCGATGATCAATGGCCCCAAGAATTCTCGCCACAACCATCCGAAAAAGACGATCAGGAAGTacgttccaagttccatcaaTCCCAAGTTCATGCTTGCACTCGTATCGTGGGTGAAGGGTTcgaaaatcttgaaatggCTGTTCAGTCTCGGATTGAATCTGGAGGCCTCAATAACGTTGAAGCTCTCCATGAACTTATTTGCGAAGCCCAACTCGAAGCGTTTCGAGAAGAGTTCAACGAACTGCAATCTAACAAGACCGTCTCCAAATCCTCGAGGTTGAATCAACTCTCGCCGTTTCTCGATACCTTTGGAATCATCCGTGCTAGAGGTCGAATTGGGTTGGCAGAGGTGGGGTACGATCAAAAGCATCCCATTATTCTGTGTCCTAAATCTCCGCTCACGATCCTGATTGTGGAACAACGTCATGTCGACCACCATCATCCTGGTGTTAACCATCTGATGGGCATACTACGCCAAACGTATTGGATTCTTCGAGGTCAAGAATTGGTTAAAAAGGTTCGATTGGGTTGCCGGAAATGCCAAATTCAGGTGGCTCGACCAGCAAATCAGGAGATGGCGGATCTACCCCAAGAGAGACTCGCTATTGGACGACCACCGTTTTTCCACACGTCCGTCGATTTCTTCGGCCCTTTGGAGGTACTGGTTCTTCGGAATAAGATCGAAAAACG AAACTTTGTGAACACCCGGGGACAACCTCAAAGTATGTATTCGGACAACGGGACAAATTTTGTGGGTGCCAACAATTTGTTTGTGGAGTTGGAATCCAAGAAACCCGAAAAAATCAAGTCAGTTCGttggaaatttcaagttcCAGGAGCTCCCCATTGGGGAGGAATTCACGAATCCCTGGTTCGTTCAGCCAAAACGGCGATGGCTAACGTTTTGGATCAAGAACAATCTGCCCGTCGTCACCTACGCGATTACGAGTTGAGGACT atTTGA